A stretch of Geotrypetes seraphini chromosome 2, aGeoSer1.1, whole genome shotgun sequence DNA encodes these proteins:
- the LOC117354535 gene encoding uncharacterized protein LOC117354535 codes for MDSSVPLASGLCQICAELAPEERPCSKCRVALDGEEEGSMQLAPSDNSRASESQGAPSLEPSESDSPSAKRQCAEPSESMGGQGEMKGVNPSLLGFPPEFVQLMVEAFKAFQGSSGSALVSQGVSLPSHTVHSARVAQSFDTKVQLEGDQDDKGSDSMPLPPRKDSSLLKDDGCQPKCPDRKSLMLLDQGNDQMVSRLFKPAALLEVITESLRILHLDTPQTTAVKRTVMSSAKPQSACFPSHPDITKMLTEQWVVPDSPLRETQIMNKLYPLAQEFQALLASPKLDSLLVHITSRTSPSSEEGVAFKNAHDRRVDSVLKKQFRALTSGLNAAAATSFVARACHTLLRQTSTAEKDVYPQFLLSGVDYVADALYDMFRVMSKGSACSISARRILWMRHWDGDSSSKATLSRLPFKDQLLFGKDLNDLVASSRKRKAPAFRQRFRRARNSRGSAWNPAGASKKSQ; via the coding sequence TGCCAGATTTGCGCAGAGTTGGCGCCTGAGGAGCGCCCATGCTCTAAATGCAGGGTGGCACTTGATGGGGAGGAGGAGGGCTCCATGCAGTTAGCCCCTTCTGACAATTCGAGGGCCTCTGAATCACAGGGTGCTCCTTCCCTTGAGCCATCGGAGAGCGACTCGCCTTCAGCGAAGCGCCAGTGTGCAGAACCCTCAGAGAgcatgggggggcagggagaaatgaAGGGGGTTAATCCGTCTCTATTGGGCTTTCCCCCTGAATTTGTTCAGCTAATGGTTGAAGCCTTTAAGGCCTTTCAAGGTTCATCTGGCTCTGCTTTGGTATCTCAAGgggtttcccttccctctcataCTGTACATTCTGCCAGGGTTGCACAGTCTTTCGACACTAAGGTCCAGCTGGAAGGTGACCAGGATGACAAGGGGTCTGATTCGATGCCCTTGCCTCCCCGCAAGGATTCTTCGCTCTTGAAGGATGATGGGTGCCAACCGAAGTGTCCAGATCGGAAGTCTTTGATGCTTCTTGATCAAGGAAATGATCAAATGGTTAGCCGTCTGTTCAAGCCGGCAGCCTTGCTGGAGGTTATTACAGAATCCTTGCGGATTCTGCACCTGGATACCCCTCAGACCACTGCGGTTAAGAGAACAGTCATGAGCAGCGCTAAGCCACAATCGGCCTGCTTCCCTTCTCATCCGGACATCACCAAGATGCTGACAGAGCAGTGGGTTGTTCCAGATAGTCCGCTGCGAGAGACGCAAATCATGAATAAGCTATACCCACTGGCTCAGGAATTCCAGGCACTTTTAGCGTCACCTAAGTTGGATTCCTTGTTAGTGCATATCACCAGCCGCACTTCTCCATCCAGTGAGGAAGGTGTGGCTTTCAAGAATGCACATGACCGCAGGGTGGACTCGGTACTTAAAAAACAGTTTagagcgctgacatcggggctgaatgcagcagcagcaacctCCTTCGTGGCCCGCGCCTGTCATACTCTCCTGCGTCAGACTTCCACAGCAGAGAAGGATGTCTACCCCCAGTTTCTGTTATCGGGGGtggattatgtagcagatgctctttatgatatGTTTCGGGTTATGAGTAAGGGCTCtgcctgctccatctctgcccgtAGAATTCTCTGGATGCGACACTGGGATGGGGATTCTTCCTCTAAAGCCACACTGAGTCGACTACCCTTTAAAGATCAGTTGCTGTTCGGGAAGGACCTGAACGATCTTGTGGCCTCTTCCAGGAAGAGAAAGGCTCCAGCTTTCCGACAACGTTTCAGGAGAGCCAGAAACTCTCGGGGCTCTGCTTGGAATCCAGCAGGGGCctccaagaagtcccaatga